The following proteins are co-located in the Conyzicola lurida genome:
- a CDS encoding carbohydrate ABC transporter permease, with amino-acid sequence MTHAPALSGERTITPSPPRRTNLAKRKQRLAAYLFLLPFFVVFVAMLVVPLVYAGYLSLFESKLIGGEVFAGFANYARAITDPAFLGGLGRVALFFVVQVPIMLGLALFFALALDSARAHGSKAVRMLIYMPYAVPAVVATLMWGYLYGPDFGPIAQIARAVGFGTPDFLAPESILGAMMNIVTWEFVGYNMIIMYAALRSIPAELYEAAEIDGAGQFRLAWSVKIPAIRPAILLTVIFSVIGSFQLFAEPSLLNAIAPDAITNAFTPNYYAYNLAFINQELNYAAAIAFLLGIVIAVVSYVVQLGEQRRERREMRMS; translated from the coding sequence ATGACGCACGCCCCGGCGCTCAGTGGAGAGCGCACAATCACCCCGTCGCCCCCGCGACGCACGAACCTCGCGAAGCGCAAGCAACGCCTCGCCGCCTACCTGTTCCTGCTGCCGTTCTTCGTCGTGTTCGTCGCGATGCTGGTCGTGCCGCTCGTCTACGCGGGCTACCTGAGCCTGTTCGAGAGCAAGCTGATCGGCGGCGAAGTCTTCGCCGGCTTCGCCAACTACGCCCGGGCCATCACCGACCCCGCGTTCCTCGGCGGGCTCGGCCGGGTCGCCCTGTTCTTCGTCGTGCAGGTGCCGATCATGCTCGGCCTCGCGCTGTTCTTCGCCCTCGCGCTCGACAGCGCCCGGGCGCACGGCTCGAAGGCCGTGCGCATGCTCATCTACATGCCGTACGCGGTGCCCGCCGTGGTCGCGACGCTGATGTGGGGCTACCTCTACGGCCCCGACTTCGGCCCGATCGCGCAGATCGCCCGGGCGGTGGGCTTCGGCACCCCCGACTTCCTCGCCCCGGAGAGCATCCTCGGCGCGATGATGAACATCGTCACGTGGGAGTTCGTCGGCTACAACATGATCATCATGTACGCGGCCCTGCGGTCGATCCCCGCCGAGCTGTACGAGGCGGCGGAGATCGACGGTGCCGGGCAGTTCCGCCTGGCCTGGAGCGTGAAGATCCCGGCGATCCGCCCCGCCATCCTGCTCACGGTGATCTTCTCGGTCATCGGCTCGTTCCAGCTGTTCGCCGAGCCGAGCCTGTTGAACGCGATCGCCCCCGACGCGATCACCAACGCGTTCACGCCCAACTACTACGCGTACAACCTCGCGTTCATCAACCAGGAGCTGAACTACGCGGCCGCCATCGCCTTCCTGCTCGGGATCGTGATCGCCGTCGTCTCGTACGTCGTGCAGCTCGGCGAGCAACGCCGCGAGCGGCGTGAGATGAGGATGTCATGA
- a CDS encoding carbohydrate ABC transporter permease, with translation MTALDSRPTDAAIVPPRTGRRYNPDKRRSILLTVLLWLCVLYFVLPIWWLLVSSTKDNSTLFSTFGLWFGGDFSLFENLQTLFTVRDGIFVRWLVNTLVYSVSAALGATVLATMAGYAFAKYDFPGKKALFSATLGAVMIPLTALALPTYLLFSQAGLTDTPWAVIIPSLVSPFGVYLMRVYAADAIDDSLLEAARVDGAGEFRIFRQVGLRLLGPGLVTVFLFSLVATWNNYFLPLIMLNSSDLYPITVGLAQLQAAASAGGGSQALFSTVITGSFVSILPLVIAFLFLQRYWQSGLASGGVKG, from the coding sequence ATGACCGCCCTCGACAGCCGCCCGACGGATGCCGCCATCGTGCCGCCGCGCACCGGCCGGCGGTACAACCCCGACAAGCGGCGCAGCATCCTGCTCACCGTGCTGCTCTGGCTCTGCGTGCTCTACTTCGTGCTGCCGATCTGGTGGCTGCTGGTGTCGTCGACGAAGGACAACTCCACCCTGTTCTCGACCTTCGGCCTCTGGTTCGGCGGCGACTTCTCGCTGTTCGAGAACCTGCAGACCCTGTTCACGGTGCGCGACGGCATCTTCGTGCGCTGGCTGGTGAACACGCTGGTCTACTCGGTCTCGGCGGCGCTGGGCGCGACGGTGCTCGCGACGATGGCGGGCTACGCGTTCGCGAAGTACGACTTCCCGGGCAAAAAGGCTCTGTTCAGCGCGACCCTCGGGGCGGTGATGATCCCGCTCACGGCGCTCGCCCTGCCGACCTACCTGCTGTTCTCGCAGGCCGGCCTGACGGACACGCCGTGGGCCGTCATCATCCCGTCGCTGGTGAGCCCGTTCGGGGTCTACCTGATGCGGGTGTACGCGGCCGACGCCATCGACGACAGCCTGCTGGAGGCCGCCCGTGTCGACGGCGCCGGCGAGTTCCGGATCTTCCGGCAGGTGGGGCTGCGCCTGCTCGGCCCCGGGCTCGTCACGGTGTTCCTCTTCTCGCTCGTCGCGACCTGGAACAACTACTTCCTGCCGCTGATCATGCTGAACAGCTCCGACCTCTACCCGATCACGGTGGGGCTGGCGCAGCTGCAGGCGGCGGCGAGCGCGGGCGGCGGATCGCAGGCGCTGTTCTCGACGGTGATCACGGGGTCGTTCGTGTCGATCCTGCCGCTGGTCATCGCGTTCCTGTTTTTGCAGCGGTACTGGCAGTCCGGTCTCGCGAGCGGCGGAGTGAAAGGCTGA
- a CDS encoding beta-galactosidase — protein MTIWYGGDYNPEQWPREVWDDDVRLMDAAGVSLATVGVFSWARLEPRPGEYDFAWLDEVLDLLHAGGVRVDLATATASPPPWLAVRHPETLPVTEDGVRLSVGSRQQYCPSSPVYREHAAELVRRLVERYADHPALELWHVNNEYGCHVSRCYCDVSAVAFRAWLRAKYGSVDELNRVWGTAFWSQRYDSFDEVTPPRAAPSFRNPTQLLDFDRFSSDELLDCYRAEVAIIRERSTVPITTNFMGFFKPVDYWKWAAEVDIVSDDTYPDPVDPDSPAYAAMVRDLMRSLGGGKPWLLMEQAPSAVNWRRRNAPKAPGQMRAWSYQAVGRGADGILFFQWRQSAAGSEKFHSGLVPHAGTDTRVWREVEQLGRELAALSDAVAGSRVPSDVAITLDWDSWWAVEQPASPTDVPYLGILFAWHRALTSLGLTVDFVRADADLSRYQLVVVPAHLAASDAAVQNLASYAETGTLVVGFGTAVTDENLRVRLGGYLGEPLRRALGVWIEEFAPPAGPDLRATGIADAPSLALAGEVVGGDAAGHVWGEYLRVEDAATLATFAAGDLAGWPAVTRRSTGGGSGWYVATLPDPAAHRRLAESIVADAGIALPDPVATGERVEAVRRGTALFVINHGADHAELLADGVDLLSGSPAKGLRLPPQGVAVVVESTTTD, from the coding sequence ATGACGATCTGGTACGGAGGGGACTACAACCCCGAACAGTGGCCCCGCGAGGTCTGGGACGACGACGTCAGACTGATGGATGCCGCGGGCGTCTCGCTCGCGACCGTCGGAGTCTTCTCGTGGGCACGTCTCGAACCGCGTCCCGGGGAGTACGACTTCGCCTGGCTGGACGAGGTGCTCGACCTGTTGCACGCGGGCGGCGTGCGCGTCGACCTCGCGACCGCGACCGCGTCACCGCCGCCGTGGCTGGCCGTGCGCCATCCCGAGACCCTGCCCGTCACGGAGGACGGTGTGCGGCTGTCGGTCGGCAGCCGGCAGCAGTACTGCCCGAGCTCGCCGGTGTACCGGGAACACGCCGCGGAGCTGGTGCGACGACTGGTCGAGCGCTACGCCGACCACCCGGCGCTCGAGCTGTGGCACGTGAACAACGAGTACGGCTGCCACGTCAGCCGGTGCTACTGCGACGTGTCGGCTGTGGCGTTCCGCGCGTGGCTGCGGGCGAAGTACGGCTCGGTCGACGAGCTCAACCGGGTGTGGGGCACGGCCTTCTGGTCGCAGCGCTACGACTCGTTCGACGAGGTGACGCCGCCGCGGGCCGCGCCGAGCTTCCGCAACCCCACCCAGTTGCTGGACTTCGACCGGTTCTCGAGCGACGAGCTGCTCGACTGCTACCGGGCGGAGGTCGCGATCATCCGCGAGCGGTCGACGGTGCCGATCACCACGAACTTCATGGGCTTCTTCAAGCCGGTGGACTACTGGAAGTGGGCGGCCGAGGTCGACATCGTGAGCGACGACACCTACCCCGACCCCGTCGACCCGGATTCGCCGGCGTACGCGGCGATGGTGCGCGACCTGATGCGGTCGCTCGGCGGCGGCAAGCCCTGGCTGCTGATGGAGCAGGCGCCGAGCGCGGTCAACTGGCGGCGGAGGAACGCCCCCAAGGCGCCCGGCCAGATGCGCGCCTGGTCGTACCAGGCGGTGGGCCGCGGGGCCGACGGCATCCTCTTCTTCCAGTGGCGGCAGTCGGCCGCGGGCTCGGAGAAATTCCACTCCGGCCTCGTGCCGCACGCCGGCACCGACACCCGCGTCTGGCGCGAGGTCGAGCAGCTCGGGCGGGAGCTCGCGGCTCTGTCGGACGCGGTCGCGGGGAGCCGCGTGCCCTCCGACGTCGCGATCACCCTGGACTGGGACAGCTGGTGGGCGGTAGAGCAGCCCGCGTCGCCCACGGACGTGCCCTACCTCGGCATCCTCTTCGCCTGGCACCGCGCGCTGACCTCGCTGGGCCTCACCGTCGACTTCGTGCGGGCCGACGCCGACCTGTCGCGCTACCAGCTGGTCGTCGTGCCGGCCCACCTCGCCGCGAGCGACGCGGCCGTGCAGAACCTCGCGTCGTACGCGGAGACGGGCACGCTCGTGGTCGGCTTCGGCACGGCGGTCACCGACGAGAACCTGCGAGTGCGGCTGGGCGGCTACCTCGGCGAACCGCTGCGGCGCGCGCTCGGGGTGTGGATCGAGGAGTTCGCCCCGCCCGCCGGACCCGACCTGCGGGCGACCGGGATCGCGGACGCTCCGTCTCTCGCGCTCGCCGGGGAGGTGGTCGGCGGCGATGCGGCCGGGCACGTCTGGGGCGAATACCTGAGGGTCGAGGATGCCGCGACGCTGGCGACCTTCGCGGCGGGCGACCTCGCCGGATGGCCGGCCGTCACCCGGCGTTCCACCGGGGGAGGCTCCGGTTGGTACGTCGCGACGCTGCCCGACCCCGCCGCACACCGCCGGCTCGCCGAGAGCATCGTCGCCGACGCGGGCATCGCGCTGCCCGACCCGGTCGCGACGGGGGAGCGGGTCGAGGCCGTGCGGCGGGGTACCGCGCTGTTCGTGATCAACCACGGCGCCGACCACGCCGAACTGCTCGCCGACGGCGTCGACCTGCTGAGCGGATCACCCGCGAAAGGTCTCCGGCTCCCGCCCCAGGGCGTCGCCGTCGTCGTCGAATCCACCACCACCGATTGA
- a CDS encoding beta-galactosidase, which yields MSKDTMQHLTDRILFGAAYYYEYQPTRGLAEDMRLMAEAGFSVIRVGESVWSTWEPENGRFDLDWLQPVLDAAHEHGIRVILGTPTYAVPLWLARLYPEVNVQRRSGQPMGWGARQEIDYSHPAFLFHAERVIRRIVARYAEHPAVIGYQVDNEPGNEIFANPQVFQRFVDWLRTRYGSVESLNAEWGLTYWSHRLSTWADLWTPDGNAQPQYSLAWRTFQAELTTTFITWQADIVREYARDDQFVTTCISYERKTVSDELLTVGLDITAGNPYYRMQDKLALPSAEPYDQHWTTTGTWALYATADRMYGSKQAPFLVTETDAQAIGFPWSNEPGYDGQWRQVAWALVSRGATMIEYWHWHTLHAGTETYWGGVLPHSLKPGRVYAQIAALGAEFAAAGDRVTELTPDSDVAILFSNPSKWALEGYPNLSDAGAPERRSFQTVFDAFARGAFDAGLQANTVHPSQLAAVDPAEFARTRPVLVAAAFTIATDDDLRWLEAYAAAGGHLVVGIRTGYEDHEARARVERKPAFLAEAAGVFYDEFSNLEKPLPVREGADAAAHGFSLAPGSTAALWADGVVAGDADVLVSYEHPHFGRFPAVTTRRHGAGRVTYVGTVPDLPLATALMDWAARVGAGESGGWRPTAPSQTVTGATNRAGERIRFVHNWAWEESVFELPAAVTDVVDGTAFAAGDTVTLGAWDVRVFAEGTPGRE from the coding sequence TTGAGCAAGGACACCATGCAGCACCTCACCGACCGCATCCTCTTCGGGGCCGCGTACTACTACGAATACCAGCCGACCCGCGGGCTCGCCGAGGACATGCGCCTCATGGCGGAGGCCGGCTTCTCCGTCATCCGGGTCGGCGAATCGGTCTGGTCGACCTGGGAGCCGGAGAACGGCCGCTTCGACCTCGACTGGCTCCAACCCGTGCTGGATGCGGCGCACGAGCACGGCATCCGGGTCATTCTCGGCACACCCACCTACGCGGTGCCGCTGTGGCTCGCCCGGCTGTACCCGGAGGTCAACGTGCAGCGCCGCTCGGGACAACCGATGGGGTGGGGCGCGAGGCAGGAGATCGACTACTCGCACCCCGCGTTCCTGTTCCACGCCGAGCGGGTGATCCGCCGGATCGTCGCCCGGTACGCCGAGCACCCCGCGGTCATCGGGTACCAGGTCGACAACGAGCCGGGCAACGAGATCTTCGCCAACCCGCAGGTGTTCCAGCGCTTCGTCGACTGGCTCCGCACCAGGTACGGCAGCGTGGAGTCGCTCAACGCGGAGTGGGGGCTGACCTACTGGTCGCACCGGCTCTCGACCTGGGCCGACCTCTGGACGCCGGACGGCAACGCACAGCCGCAGTACTCGCTGGCCTGGCGCACGTTCCAGGCGGAGCTCACCACCACGTTCATCACCTGGCAGGCGGACATCGTGCGCGAGTACGCGCGGGACGACCAGTTCGTCACGACCTGCATCTCGTACGAGCGCAAGACGGTGAGCGACGAGCTGCTGACCGTCGGACTCGACATCACCGCCGGCAACCCGTACTACCGCATGCAGGACAAGCTCGCCCTGCCGTCGGCCGAGCCCTACGACCAGCACTGGACGACGACCGGCACGTGGGCGCTCTACGCGACCGCCGACCGGATGTACGGCTCGAAGCAGGCGCCGTTCCTCGTGACCGAGACCGACGCGCAGGCCATCGGCTTCCCGTGGTCGAACGAACCCGGGTACGACGGGCAGTGGCGTCAGGTGGCCTGGGCACTCGTCTCGCGCGGCGCCACCATGATCGAGTACTGGCACTGGCACACCCTGCACGCCGGCACGGAGACCTACTGGGGCGGGGTGCTGCCGCACAGTCTGAAACCGGGACGCGTGTACGCCCAGATCGCCGCACTCGGCGCCGAGTTCGCGGCGGCGGGGGACCGGGTGACCGAGCTCACGCCCGACAGCGACGTCGCGATCCTGTTCTCCAACCCGAGCAAGTGGGCGCTCGAGGGGTACCCGAACCTCTCCGACGCCGGGGCGCCCGAACGCCGCTCCTTCCAGACGGTCTTCGACGCGTTCGCCCGTGGGGCGTTCGACGCCGGCCTGCAAGCCAACACGGTCCACCCCTCGCAGCTCGCCGCGGTCGACCCGGCGGAGTTCGCCCGCACGCGGCCGGTGCTCGTCGCTGCCGCGTTCACGATCGCGACCGACGACGACCTGCGCTGGCTCGAGGCCTACGCCGCCGCCGGCGGACACCTCGTCGTCGGGATCCGCACCGGGTACGAGGACCACGAGGCCCGGGCGCGGGTCGAGCGCAAACCGGCGTTCCTCGCCGAGGCCGCCGGCGTCTTCTACGACGAGTTCAGCAACCTCGAGAAACCGCTGCCCGTACGCGAGGGGGCGGATGCCGCGGCCCACGGCTTCTCGCTCGCACCCGGGTCCACGGCCGCACTCTGGGCCGACGGCGTGGTCGCGGGGGACGCGGACGTGCTGGTCTCGTACGAGCACCCGCACTTCGGGCGCTTCCCGGCCGTCACCACGCGTCGCCACGGTGCGGGACGGGTGACCTACGTGGGCACGGTGCCCGATCTGCCGCTCGCGACCGCACTGATGGACTGGGCCGCGCGGGTCGGCGCGGGCGAATCGGGCGGTTGGCGGCCCACGGCGCCGTCCCAGACCGTGACGGGAGCGACCAACCGTGCCGGCGAGAGGATCCGCTTCGTGCACAACTGGGCGTGGGAGGAGAGCGTCTTCGAACTGCCGGCAGCGGTGACGGATGTCGTCGACGGCACGGCTTTCGCCGCCGGGGACACCGTGACGCTCGGCGCCTGGGACGTGCGGGTGTTCGCGGAGGGCACGCCCGGCCGGGAGTGA
- a CDS encoding glucose-6-phosphate dehydrogenase, which translates to MSQHTGIPTAEGLASTARTFAILGANGDLTERLLIPALGQVVDAARERRNPVALSIVGAARSPQPTDEWRALVRQSLGDAGISAATVDELSSTALFVPTDASDPEQLAALLAACESSPVLYIALPPAMGLKVAAALAELDLPDDLVVAIEKPFGEDLEQAVALNEALAAVIPEDRLWRIDHFLGNAATYGLLGLRFGNRLLEAGWDAESIEKVEIVYEEELGLEGRAEFYDGTGALRDMLQSHLLMVLAFAAMERPDSVDATAVHDRMAEVLGVTRLWHDDPATASRARYTEGRVDGKFFPSYVDESGVDAEQGTETLAQLLLQVDTPRWAGVPFVLRSGKAIGSPRTEVAVHFRRAEVPTGLSAGSDDGVLLVSLETGGVGLDILVNGSRDSGSLEKLGLDAIPDEVELGAYARVLAGILHGDTLLSVRGDIAEQCWRIVSPVVTAWADGVTPLEEYEAGSSGPAGW; encoded by the coding sequence ATGAGCCAGCACACCGGAATACCCACCGCGGAGGGGCTCGCGTCCACCGCCCGCACCTTCGCCATCCTTGGCGCCAACGGCGACCTGACCGAGCGGCTGCTGATCCCGGCCCTCGGACAGGTGGTCGACGCGGCCCGCGAGCGCCGCAACCCCGTCGCGCTGAGCATCGTCGGCGCCGCGCGGTCGCCGCAGCCGACCGACGAGTGGCGCGCTCTCGTGCGCCAGAGCCTGGGCGACGCCGGGATCTCCGCCGCGACGGTCGACGAGCTGTCGTCGACCGCGCTGTTCGTGCCGACCGACGCCTCCGACCCCGAACAGCTCGCCGCGCTGCTCGCCGCGTGCGAGTCGTCGCCCGTGCTCTACATCGCCCTGCCGCCCGCGATGGGGCTCAAGGTCGCCGCCGCGCTCGCCGAGCTGGACCTGCCCGACGACCTCGTCGTCGCCATCGAGAAGCCGTTCGGCGAAGACCTCGAGCAGGCCGTCGCGCTCAACGAGGCGCTCGCCGCGGTGATCCCCGAGGACCGCCTCTGGCGCATCGACCACTTCCTCGGCAACGCCGCGACGTACGGCCTGCTCGGACTGCGTTTCGGCAACCGGCTGCTCGAGGCCGGCTGGGACGCCGAGAGCATCGAGAAGGTCGAGATCGTCTACGAGGAGGAGCTCGGCCTCGAGGGCCGCGCCGAGTTCTACGACGGCACGGGCGCGCTGCGCGACATGCTGCAGAGCCACCTGCTGATGGTGCTCGCGTTCGCGGCGATGGAACGTCCCGATTCCGTCGACGCGACGGCGGTGCATGACCGGATGGCGGAGGTGCTGGGAGTCACGCGGCTCTGGCACGACGATCCCGCCACGGCCAGCCGCGCCCGGTACACCGAGGGGCGCGTCGACGGGAAGTTCTTCCCCTCCTACGTGGACGAGTCCGGCGTCGACGCCGAGCAGGGGACCGAGACCCTCGCGCAGTTGCTGCTGCAGGTCGACACCCCGCGCTGGGCCGGTGTGCCGTTCGTGCTGCGGTCGGGCAAGGCCATCGGTTCGCCGCGCACCGAGGTCGCCGTGCACTTCCGGCGGGCGGAGGTGCCGACGGGGCTGAGCGCCGGCTCCGACGACGGGGTGCTGCTCGTCTCGCTCGAGACGGGCGGCGTCGGCCTCGACATCCTCGTCAACGGTTCCCGCGACAGCGGGAGCCTCGAGAAGCTAGGTCTGGACGCGATCCCCGACGAGGTCGAGCTCGGCGCCTACGCCCGGGTGCTCGCGGGCATCCTGCACGGCGACACCCTGCTGTCGGTGCGCGGCGACATCGCCGAGCAGTGCTGGCGCATCGTCAGCCCCGTGGTCACGGCGTGGGCGGACGGCGTGACGCCCCTCGAGGAGTACGAGGCGGGGAGCAGCGGTCCCGCGGGGTGGTGA
- a CDS encoding collagen-like protein, which yields MKLPFSRWKHPRAARALAVVAVVALGSVGAIAVAAPAQAVSQPGCYNASTGVLRTVTSTALCKATTEIAVKWVTNTGATGARGATGATGAKGATGATGAKGATGATGAKGATGATGAKGATGSAAWSSVTPWRSTTAYTAGPPSSVVAHGGGVYVAVAGSTAVTPGSDGTKWVQIAAPGAAGPQGIAGPRGLQGIQGATGAVGAAGADGATGAAGATGATGATGPQGPKGDTGDTGATGPQGPAGPAGPAGEAASAVDPAQGFPEGCTAEASPLVTFTFAGGTTAAVDGVGFCVMSTASASYTNSSIPNVSAVTWSDAYLNLDPSGIATRLSNAKFTGSKITGMRVQLGESAAGATCDAAAAQPSGCARATGSLVYTFGNLGIDALNLPMSGSGSAFVALPWETLSVTAQGRSTVLVSATADLLAGNNAPLADGRCATPKGSVQVATIDGAQGPSATLREAFDLSAPVCLDLEAAAAARTSIRPLRLDIANSGLAALVGIVDGRERKLTIATYDASKRVVGSVVLTGLFTSTTTGKGSAGSSAALEFTVGTIAETFSAFAADGTKTTTTFGWSVADNKAR from the coding sequence ATGAAGCTGCCCTTTTCCCGCTGGAAGCACCCCCGCGCCGCCCGTGCGCTCGCCGTCGTCGCGGTCGTGGCTCTCGGCTCCGTCGGGGCGATCGCTGTCGCCGCTCCCGCGCAGGCCGTGTCCCAGCCCGGGTGCTACAACGCCTCGACGGGTGTGCTCCGCACGGTGACCTCGACGGCGCTGTGCAAGGCGACGACCGAGATCGCCGTGAAGTGGGTCACCAACACGGGTGCGACCGGGGCGAGGGGCGCAACCGGGGCGACCGGGGCGAAGGGCGCCACGGGTGCGACAGGCGCGAAGGGCGCGACCGGCGCCACGGGCGCGAAGGGGGCAACCGGCGCCACGGGTGCGAAGGGTGCGACCGGCTCAGCAGCCTGGTCGTCCGTGACGCCGTGGCGCTCCACGACCGCGTACACGGCCGGACCGCCCTCCAGCGTCGTCGCGCACGGCGGAGGCGTCTACGTCGCGGTCGCCGGCAGCACGGCGGTGACGCCCGGCTCCGACGGCACGAAGTGGGTGCAGATCGCTGCTCCGGGCGCCGCGGGGCCGCAGGGGATCGCCGGCCCGCGGGGTCTGCAGGGAATCCAGGGCGCGACCGGTGCCGTGGGCGCCGCAGGAGCCGACGGGGCGACCGGCGCGGCAGGCGCGACCGGCGCCACCGGCGCGACCGGGCCGCAGGGCCCGAAGGGCGACACGGGCGACACCGGTGCCACGGGCCCGCAGGGGCCGGCGGGGCCGGCGGGGCCCGCGGGCGAAGCTGCATCCGCCGTCGACCCGGCACAGGGCTTCCCCGAGGGCTGCACCGCAGAGGCTTCGCCGCTCGTGACCTTCACCTTTGCCGGCGGCACGACTGCCGCGGTCGACGGCGTCGGGTTCTGCGTGATGAGCACCGCGAGCGCGTCCTACACGAATAGTTCGATCCCGAACGTGTCGGCCGTGACCTGGTCCGACGCGTACCTCAACCTCGACCCCTCCGGCATCGCCACCCGGCTGTCGAACGCGAAGTTCACGGGCTCGAAAATCACCGGCATGCGCGTGCAACTCGGCGAGTCGGCCGCCGGCGCGACCTGTGACGCGGCCGCCGCGCAGCCGTCCGGGTGTGCCCGGGCCACCGGGTCGCTGGTCTACACCTTCGGCAACCTCGGAATCGACGCGCTGAACCTGCCGATGTCGGGCAGCGGCAGCGCGTTCGTCGCCCTCCCGTGGGAGACCCTGTCCGTCACCGCCCAGGGCAGGTCGACCGTGTTGGTGTCGGCGACCGCTGATCTGCTGGCGGGCAACAATGCCCCTCTCGCCGACGGCCGCTGCGCGACCCCCAAGGGCAGCGTGCAGGTCGCGACGATCGACGGGGCTCAGGGACCGTCGGCCACCCTCAGGGAAGCGTTCGACCTTTCCGCCCCGGTCTGCCTCGACCTCGAGGCCGCCGCGGCCGCGCGCACCTCGATCCGACCGCTGCGGCTCGACATCGCGAACTCCGGCCTGGCCGCGCTGGTCGGTATCGTCGACGGGCGGGAGCGCAAGCTGACGATCGCGACCTACGACGCCTCGAAGCGCGTGGTCGGCTCGGTCGTGCTCACCGGCCTCTTCACCTCGACGACGACCGGTAAGGGCTCGGCGGGGTCCTCCGCGGCGCTCGAGTTCACCGTGGGAACGATCGCCGAGACGTTCTCGGCCTTCGCCGCAGACGGCACGAAGACGACTACGACCTTCGGCTGGAGCGTGGCGGATAACAAGGCGCGGTAG
- the mvk gene encoding mevalonate kinase: MSATDESGADGFLRDDEGTGSAHAKFILLGEHAVVYGRPAIGMPLPRMWVRAVARVTDGPLLLETDIYTGPLAEAPASFDAVGAAIRNALVHFGQPESHVEVCVHGDVPIGRGLGSSAAVAHAIVEAIRELFGGTLDDDERFELVQSAERVAHGNPSGLDARATRAPAPILFEQGAVTSLDVAFGGVFVIADTGIRGSTKIAVGDVAAYGVANPERSAALLDQLEQLTRDAAVDLAGDRRKELGGRMSRAHAILTELGAGHESITRLVDAAVGAGALGAKLTGGGQGGCVVALVASSADAAGVVDALTAAGAVNCWVVTAAGQRP; encoded by the coding sequence GTGTCGGCGACCGACGAGAGCGGAGCGGACGGCTTCCTCCGCGATGACGAGGGCACCGGCTCCGCCCACGCGAAGTTCATCCTGCTCGGCGAGCACGCCGTCGTCTACGGCCGTCCCGCCATCGGCATGCCGCTGCCGCGCATGTGGGTTCGTGCCGTCGCGCGCGTGACCGACGGGCCGCTGCTGCTCGAGACCGACATCTACACCGGGCCGCTCGCCGAGGCCCCCGCCAGTTTCGACGCCGTCGGTGCCGCGATCCGCAACGCCCTCGTGCACTTCGGGCAGCCCGAGTCGCACGTCGAGGTGTGCGTGCACGGCGACGTGCCGATCGGCCGTGGCCTCGGCTCGAGCGCCGCCGTGGCCCACGCCATCGTCGAGGCCATCCGCGAGCTGTTCGGTGGCACCCTCGACGACGACGAGCGCTTCGAACTCGTGCAGTCGGCCGAACGGGTCGCCCACGGCAACCCCAGCGGTCTCGACGCCCGCGCCACCCGCGCCCCGGCGCCCATCCTCTTCGAACAGGGCGCTGTCACGAGCCTCGACGTCGCGTTCGGCGGCGTGTTCGTCATCGCCGACACCGGCATCCGCGGCTCGACCAAGATCGCCGTCGGCGACGTCGCCGCCTACGGGGTCGCGAACCCCGAGCGTTCCGCCGCCCTGCTCGACCAGCTCGAGCAGCTCACCCGTGACGCTGCCGTCGACCTCGCCGGCGACCGCCGCAAAGAACTCGGGGGCCGGATGTCGCGAGCCCACGCCATCCTCACCGAGCTCGGTGCCGGGCACGAGTCGATCACGCGCCTCGTCGACGCCGCGGTCGGCGCGGGTGCCCTCGGCGCCAAGCTCACCGGCGGGGGACAGGGCGGCTGCGTCGTCGCCCTCGTCGCCTCGTCGGCCGACGCCGCGGGCGTCGTCGACGCCTTGACCGCCGCCGGCGCCGTCAACTGCTGGGTGGTCACGGCCGCCGGGCAACGACCGTGA